From Bacteroidota bacterium:
ACCGTGTGGGCGATCCCCGATCCGGAGGTGCGCGTCAGCCTCGACCTCGAAGCGATGCGCGCGCGCGGCGTGACGCTCGGCGAGGTGATGCAGGCCGTGCAGGGGCAGGCGCAGAACCTCCCCGGTGGGACCGTTGATGCCGGGACGAAGCGGTTCACGATCCAGACCTCCGGCGACTATGCCAGCCTCGACGAGATCGCGCAGACCGTCGTGCGCGCCGCCGACGGCCAGGCGCTCTACCTCCGCGACCTCGCTGACGTTGGGATCGCCTACGCCGACGACACCCACCGCGCTCGCCTCAACGGGATGCGTGCGGCGTTCGTCACCATCGTGCAGCGCGAGAGCACGAACATCTTCGACGTGCGCGAGGGGATCGACGAGGTGCTCGCCGCCGTGACGCCGACGCTTCCTGACGACATCGGCCTAGCCGTCGCGTTCGACCAGTCTGAGAGTGTCGACCGCCGGGTGGGCGGGTTCTTCGGCAACCTGCTCCAGGGGGTGCTGCTCGTCGGCATCGTGGTGCTGCTCGCGCTCGGCTTCCGCGCGTCGCTGATCGTGATGCTCGCGATCCCATCGTCTATCCTCATCGCGATCAACTGGCTAGACCTCGCCGACTACGGCCTCCAGCAGATCTCCATCGTCGGTCTCGTGATCGCGCTCGGACTGCTCGTGGACAACGCCATCGTGGTGACGGAAAACGTCGCGAGGTATCTCCGGGAAGGGCACAGTCGCTTCCGGGCGGCGGTCGCGGGAACGCGCGAGGTGGCGCTGCCCATCGTCGCAGCGACGGCCACGAGCGTGCTCGCCTTCGTGCCGATGATCTCGATCCAGAGCGGCACGGGCGACTTCATCCGGTCGATGCCGCTCACGGTCGTGTTCGCGCTCGGCGCGTCGCTCGTGCTCTCGCTGACGCTGACGCCGATGCTCGCGAGCCGACTGCTGAAGGGGAGAGGGAGTAGGGAGGAGGGAGTGGGGAGTGACGTGTTGCCTGCGGAACCAAATGAGTCACGCCCCACCCCCTACGCCCCACCTCCTCCAGCGAAGCGCCCGCCGCTCCAGCGGCTCCTCGACGCGCTGTCCGATCGGGCCTACGTCGGAACGCTGAACTGGGCATTGCGCCGGCCTCGGACGGTGGTAGCGATTGCCGTCCTCGCGCTGCTGGGAGCCGGGGCGCTGTTCCCACTCATCGGCGTGTCGCTCTTTCCGAAGGCGGGTAAGCCGCAGTTCCTCGTCAGCATCGAGACGCCCGAGGGCTCGAACCTCGACTACACCGACCGCGCCACGCAGACCGTCGAGGGCGTGCTTCGAGAACGACCGGAAGTCAAGACCGTCGCGGCAAACGTGGGGCGCGACAACCCGCGCGTCTACTACAACGTGATCCCGCGTCGCGAGCGCGCCAACGTCGCGCAGGTGCTCGTGGAGACGTACGACCCCAACCAAGTCGAGCCGCTGGTTGCGGGGCTGCGCTCACAGTTTGCGGCGATGGCCGGGGTGGACGTCGACTTCGAGGTGTTCGAGAACGGCCCGCCCGTGGAGGCGCCCATTGCGGTGAAGGTGCTGGGGCCGGACCTCGCCACGCTCGACCGGCTGGCGAGTGAGGTCGAGGCCATCCTCGACGGCACCGAAGGCACCGAGAACGTCACGAACCCGCTGGCGCAGCCGAAGACCGACCTCGCCGTGCGCATCGACCGCAACAAGGCGGGCCTGCTCGGGGTGCCCATCGCCGAGGTGGACCGCACCGTGCTCGCCGCGATGAACGGGCTGCCGCTCGGCACCTTCCGGGACCGCGAGGGCGAGGACTATGACATCGTCGTCCGCCTCCCGCTCACCGGCCCCGATGGCCAGCCGCGTCGTCCCGCACTCGGCGACTTCGACCGCATCGCCGTGGCGTCCATGCACGGCGGGGCGGTCCCGCTGCGGCAGGTCGCCACGCTCGAATTCGAGCCCGTCCCGACGCGCATCGACCACGTCGACCTCGCGCGAGCCGTCACCATCACCTCCGACGTAGACGTGACGGGTGGCTACAACGAGATCGCGGTCACCCAAGACGTCGTCCAGCAGGTAGATGCGCTCGCACTGCCGCCGGGCTACCGGGTCGTCTACGGCGGCAAGCTCGAAGCGCAGCAAGAGAGCTTCTCCAGTCTCGGCGCGGCGCTCCTGGTGGCCTTGCTTGGCATCCTGGCCGTACTGGTGCTGCAGTTCCGCTCGTTCCGCCAGCCGCTCATCATCATCGTCGCGATCCCGC
This genomic window contains:
- a CDS encoding efflux RND transporter permease subunit, coding for MNLPKLAIENYQFTLVVVLLATLLGAQSFLSMPRSEDPQFDIATSRVIAVFPGANPEDVESLVVDPLEAALYELDDLKKLETTIQDGLAVVVAEFEAYADADETHDEVTQAVAQVRPTLPDGVAAVNIIQTSPTDATIFQVALTSETASYRSLKREAERLEDAFEQVAGVQRATVWAIPDPEVRVSLDLEAMRARGVTLGEVMQAVQGQAQNLPGGTVDAGTKRFTIQTSGDYASLDEIAQTVVRAADGQALYLRDLADVGIAYADDTHRARLNGMRAAFVTIVQRESTNIFDVREGIDEVLAAVTPTLPDDIGLAVAFDQSESVDRRVGGFFGNLLQGVLLVGIVVLLALGFRASLIVMLAIPSSILIAINWLDLADYGLQQISIVGLVIALGLLVDNAIVVTENVARYLREGHSRFRAAVAGTREVALPIVAATATSVLAFVPMISIQSGTGDFIRSMPLTVVFALGASLVLSLTLTPMLASRLLKGRGSREEGVGSDVLPAEPNESRPTPYAPPPPAKRPPLQRLLDALSDRAYVGTLNWALRRPRTVVAIAVLALLGAGALFPLIGVSLFPKAGKPQFLVSIETPEGSNLDYTDRATQTVEGVLRERPEVKTVAANVGRDNPRVYYNVIPRRERANVAQVLVETYDPNQVEPLVAGLRSQFAAMAGVDVDFEVFENGPPVEAPIAVKVLGPDLATLDRLASEVEAILDGTEGTENVTNPLAQPKTDLAVRIDRNKAGLLGVPIAEVDRTVLAAMNGLPLGTFRDREGEDYDIVVRLPLTGPDGQPRRPALGDFDRIAVASMHGGAVPLRQVATLEFEPVPTRIDHVDLARAVTITSDVDVTGGYNEIAVTQDVVQQVDALALPPGYRVVYGGKLEAQQESFSSLGAALLVALLGILAVLVLQFRSFRQPLIIIVAIPLAVIGAFPALLITGYTFSFMAFIGFTSLIGIVVNNSIILVDYANQLRTQGRTVTEAIAEAGQTRFTPILLTTLTTIGGLLPLTLTNSDLWSPLGWVIIGGLTVSTLLTLVVVPALFRLLTPELSMSGSGETA